Proteins co-encoded in one Perca flavescens isolate YP-PL-M2 chromosome 11, PFLA_1.0, whole genome shotgun sequence genomic window:
- the cfap210 gene encoding coiled-coil domain-containing protein 173 isoform X1, with product MASVVQYGRRRGSSKRVSSVEEASRMIQPPDLRQVTVLTKAEWLRIQDEINRVNRDKERTREAAKQRETLHLQSKEVVKLWSNTIAGQRQKKLEAKKLREEIEEEKRKLTDKEEAKYQEQQRREAIEKAKTQLYYQTDRVKGLHRALLLTEVLKEREAQIELRKRIKSASKDVDKEFLNMVESREDEALRQEQEKALQKKLERQAVAEQLKNQVKENKLLREQQKIENQKDGEETQGLQELYQWEQRMEEERQAKLKRDIMHAHLEHITNRDIIRAADAQKQNAEEEQRKLFLSAKQKMMKLRKDKEKELFREAQMHRERIMDKLTVTQQEQTDTEEQRTAKAVAERDAKQAQWQREEEEKKAAMLESIAAHREFLRLEKEQRDKMDEQNTRDRLQAKKQADRIFSEKQQLKTQRIKEERRKLQEFHATQMAQKSARHQQLRREEHEFEVKTAELIAEEENLFQQYSRHIISAAAEAQRNVFPLCKAAGEGVGGGLGPISNGVKPRYLVQDRSGAQMPKYVSGATQNIKKLNEAVDIQDTKRRLGFTWS from the exons ATGGCATCGGTGGTTCAGTACGGCCGAAGAAGAGGCTCCAGTAAAAGAG TGTCTTCAGTTGAGGAAGCCAGCAGGATGATCCAGCCACCAGACCTCCGGCAAGTCACTGTCTTAACCAAGGCTGAATGGCTGAGGATTCAAGATGAAATAAACCGGGTTAATAGAGACAAGGAGAGAACGAGAGAGGCagcaaaacagagagagacccTTCACTTGCAATCAAAAGAAGTGGTGAAACTGTGGTCCAATACCATCGCT GGTCAAAGGCAAAAAAAGCTAGAGGCAAAGAAGCTTCGGGAGGAGattgaggaggagaaaaggaaaTTGACTGATAAGGAAGAAGCCAAATATCAGGAGCAACAGCGGAGAGAGGCCATTGAAAAAGCCAAGACTCAGCTGTATTATCAAACCGACCGTGTTAAAGGATTACAT CGTGCACTCTTGCTGACAGAGGTGCTGAAGGAGAGGGAAGCACAGATCGAACTGAGGAAAAGAATCAAGAGTGCCTCTAAAGATGTGGACAAAGAATTCCTGAATATGGTAGAGAGCAGAGAGGATGAAGCCTTGAGACAGGAGCAGGAGAAAGCACTTCAGAAAAAGCTTGAGAGACAGGCTGTGGCAGAGCAGCTAAAAAATCA GGTCAAGGAAAATAAGCTACTGAGAGAGCAACAGAAGATAGAGAACCAAAAGGACGGAGAGGAAACCCAAGGCCTTCAAGAGCTCTACCAATGGGAGCAAAGAATGGAGGAAGAAAGACAAGCAAAGCTGAAAAGAGACATTATGCATGCTCACCTG GAACATATCACCAATAGAGACATCATAAGAGCGGCAGATGCACAAAAACAGAATGCTGAAGAGGAGCAAAGGAAACTTTTTCTCtctgcaaaacaaaaaatgatgaAGTTAcggaaagacaaagaaaaggaaTTGTTCAG AGAGGCCCAGATGCACAGAGAGAGGATCATGGACAAGCTGACCGTCACACAGCAGGAGCAAACTGACACGGAGGAGCAGCGGACTGCAAAGGCTGTCGCTGAGCGGGATGCAAAACAGGCACAGtggcagagggaggaggaggagaagaaggctGCGATGTTGGAGTCGATCGCTGCACACAGAGAATTCCTG AGACTGGAAAAGGAGCAGAGGGACAAAATGGACGAACAGAACACCCGAGACAGACTTCAGGCCAAGAAACAGGCTGACAGAATATTTTCCGAGAAACAACAACTGAAGACTCAGAGGATCaaggaagaaagaagaaaactaCAAGAATTCCATGCCACACAAATG GCTCAAAAAAGTGCCCGGCATCAGCAGCTGAGAAGAGAGGAACATGAGTTTGAAGTGAAGACCGCAGAGCTCATCGCTGAAGAGGAAAACCTGTTTCAACAGTATTCACGGCACATCATCAGCGCAGCGGCGGAGGCTCAGCGAAATGTGTTTCCACTTTGCAAAGCCGCAGGGGAAGGGGTTGGAGGAGGGCTCGGTCCCATTTCTAACGGAGTCAAGCCTAGATACCTCGTTCAGGACCGTAGCGGTGCTCAAATGCCCAAATATGTCTCTGGTGCCACCCAGAACATTAAAAAGCTTAATGAGGCCGTAGATATTCAAGATACAAAGCGGAGACTTGGGTTTACATGGTCATAG
- the phgdh gene encoding D-3-phosphoglycerate dehydrogenase has product MAPIFIKTILISESVDPRCKTILEENGIRVTEKQNMKKDELMAEIKDYDGLVVRSATKVTSDIINAANLKIIGRAGTGVDNVDVDAATKKGIIVMNTPSGNTISAAELTCALLMSLSRNVPQAAMSMKQGNWDRKKFMGAELYGKVLGIVGLGRIGKEVASRMQSFGMRTIGYDPITPPEVTASWGVEQMSLEQLWPQCDYITVHTPLMPSTVGLLNDETFAKCKKGVKVVNCARGGIIDEAALLRALESGQCGGAGLDVFVEEPPKNRSLVDHPNVISCPHLGASTKEAQARCGEDIALQIVDMVKGKKLVGAVNAQVLASTFSQESHQLIKLGEAVGAVLQSCATSSKKMYKRVQITTQGDCMKSSTGYMTSSVLVGLLNHESGCCPNLINVLSLAKESGITVNQNHCASDGAASGVCKVEIVANGSSYKASGSVQGGVPVLLELSDSVFKQPVSLTGNLLFFKASASPQLLSSVAGLLATEGVEIESYSAPADRTGDLWYCVGVSSLLPDLSALKPLVKEAAQLTI; this is encoded by the exons ATGGCACCTATCTTCATCAAGACGATTTTAATCAGTGAAAGTGTTGACCCTCGCTGCAAGACTATTCTGGAGGAAAATGGCATCCGAGTTACGGAAAAACAGAATATGAAAAAGGATGAATTGATGGCGGAGATTAAG GACTACGATGGCCTTGTGGTTAGATCTGCAACGAAGGTAACATCTGATATCATCAATGCTGCTAATCTCAAAATCATTGGGAGAGCTGGAACTGGTGTGGACAATGTGGATGTTGATGCTGCCACCAAAAAGGGTATTATTGTAATGAA CACACCAAGCGGTAACACGATCAGTGCTGCCGAGCTGACATGTGCCCTGCTGATGAGCCTCTCAAG AAATGTGCCTCAAGCTGCAATGTCGATGAAACAAGGGAACTGGGATCGCAAAAAG TTCATGGGTGCAGAGCTGTATGGCAAGGTACTCGGAATAGTTGGACTTGGAAGAATTGGAAAGGAAGTCGCCTCAAGAATGCAATCATTTGGCATGAGG ACAATTGGCTATGATCCAATCACTCCTCCTGAGGTGACTGCCAGCTGGGGGGTGGAGCAGATGTCTCTGGAGCAGCTGTGGCCCCAGTGTGACTATATTACTGTCCACACTCCCCTAATGCCCTCTACGGTTG GTCTGCTTAATGATGAAACGTTTGCTAAATGCAAGAAAGGAGTAAAGGTTGTGAACTGTGCACGAGGGGGCATCATCGATGAAGCTGCTCTCCTCAGAGCTCTGGAGTCCGGACAGTGCGGAGGAGCAGGACTTGATGTCTTTGTTGAG GAGCCTCCTAAGAACCGCTCATTGGTCGACCATCCTAATGTCATCAGCTGTCCTCACCTGGGAGCCAGTACGAAGGAGGCTCAGGCTCGCTGTGGGGAGGACATCGCTCTGCAGATTGTGGACATGGTGAAGGGCAAGAAGCTGGTTGGAGCA gtaaatGCACAGGTTCTGGCCAGCACGTTCTCCCAGGAATCTCACCAGTTGATCAAACTGGGAGAAGCTGTCGGAGCTGTTCTGCAATCATGTGCTACTTCTTCTAAGAAAATGTATAAACGTGTCCAAATCACTACTCAAG GGGATTGCATGAAGTCCTCCACTGGTTACATGACTTCATCAGTACTGGTTGGACTGCTGAACCATGAATCTGGCTGCTGCCCGAACCTCATCAACGTACTCAGCCTAGCCAAGGAGTCTGGAATCACG GTGAACCAGAACCACTGTGCATCTGATGGGGCTGCCAGTGGCGTGTGTAAGGTAGAGATTGTGGCCAACGGCAGCAGCTACAAAGCCAGTGGCTCAGTTCAAGGTGGTGTGCCAGTCCTGTTGGAGCTGAGCGACAGTGTGTTCAAACAGCCGGTCTCTCTCACTGGAAACCTGCTGTTCTTCAAGGCCTCTGCAAGTCCTCAGCTCCTATCTTCAGTGGCTG gACTTTTGGCCACAGAGGGAGTGGAGATTGAGTCCTACAGTGCTCCTGCAGATCGCACCGGGGATCTGTGGTATTGTGTGGGGGTGTCCTCTCTCCTGCCAGACCTCAGTGCCTTGAAGCCTTTGGTAAAGGAGGCTGCACAACTCACTATTTAA
- the ppig gene encoding peptidyl-prolyl cis-trans isomerase G has protein sequence MGIKVQRTRCFLDIGISNVLVGRVVVELFSDICPKTCENFRCLCTGEKGIGKGTMKPLHYKGCLFHRVVKDFMIQGGDFSEGNGRGGESIYGGFFEDESFAVKHNKEYLLSMANRGKDTNGSQFFITTKPSPHLDGVHVVFGHVISGQEVVQTMENQKTDPNSRPYADVKVLNCGELVPKSKAKKDEKKKERASSSSSSSSSNSESSSQSSSDSEESEKESKKKKKKKVKKLKKKEKKEKKRSEAESAEEKEQEEVVTSTVRPEEIPPIPENRFLMRRSPQVAQKPKEEAEKVQPKKEERPRESAGITYNSQSSYHRRLVMTRSGRKIKGRGPRRYRTPSRSRSRSRDRFRRSETPPHWRQEMQRQRMRAVTGERWIKGDKGDMNEAKDEAAKAPRRERWTADTKREHTAEGKKDKKTRSHRSKSKEEDNDEKNENHSKHKAKKRDKSQSRSKSREKSRRSKSREKGHKHKSDDRKGRSRSKDQNVNKKEKESESDHNKDRNKGHESDKKHKEDTKGRNGERTRTKSKSKERPTTKDGHRSSSRNRDKSGRAASKDKEEKREKDRERGKERVRSQDRRHNSERENKKRGTSRDKEQRTRSPERNKPRDSHRGRRSRSKSNKRDHSRDRSSHRKDKDRESGNQRRRRSSSSESNRDEKRKSQKSPDGKRRKANSSSRSKDRRSPAKPRPDSTKGKDRNDSKRNKSSSSSDSD, from the exons ATGGGGATCAAGGTCCAGCGCACTCGGTGCTTCCTTGACATTGGCATCAGTAATGTGCTCG TCGGCAGAGTTGTGGTTGAATTGTTCTCAGACATCTGTCCCAAAACTTGTGAAAACTTCAGGTGCCTCTGCACAG GTGAAAAAGGCATTGGTAAAGGCACTATGAAACCCCTGCACTACAAAGGATGTCTGTTCCATCGAGTTGTAAAAGACTTCATGATTCAAGGAGGAGACTTCAGCGAAG GTAATGGACGAGGAGGCGAATCCATCTATGGAGGCTTTTTTGAAG ATGAAAGCTTTGCTGTTAAACACAACAAGGAGTACCTGTTGTCTATGGCCAATAGGGGCAAAGATACCAATGGATCACAGTTTTTTAT AACAACAAAACCCTCACCACATCTGGATGG tgtccATGTGGTTTTTGGTCATGTGATTTCTGGCCAAGAGGTTGTTCAAACCATGGAGAACCAGAAAACGGATCCTAATAGCAGACCGTATGCTGACGTGAAAGTTTTGAACTGTGGAGAGCTTGTCCCTAAATCTaaag CaaagaaagatgaaaaaaagaaagagcgAGCCTCTTCCAGTTCCAGCAGTAGCTCCAGCAACTCTGAGAGCTCATCACAGTCCTCCTCTGATTCTGAAGAATCTGAGAAGGAatctaagaagaagaagaaaaagaaggtgaaaaagctaaaaaagaaagagaagaaggaaaagaaaag GTCAGAGGCTGAAAGTGCTGAAGAGAAAGAACAAGAAGAGGTGGTTACATCTACTGTACGTCCTGAAGAAATTCCACCCATCCCAGAGAACCGATTTCTCATGAGGAGGAGTCCCCAGGTGGCCCAGAAGCCAAAAGAGGAGGCTGAAAAGGTTCAGCCAAAAAAGGAGGAAAGGCCAAGAGAAAG tGCTGGCATAACATATAATTCTCAATCATCATATCACAGAAGACTGGTGATGACACGGTCCGGGAGGAAGATAAAAGGCAGGGGTCCGAGG CGCTATCGGACTCCGTCACGCTCTCGTTCCAGGTCCAGAGATCGTTTTCGGCGCAGTGAAACCCCTCCACACTGGCGTCAGGAGATGCAACGTCAGAGGATGAGGGCAGTCACTGGAGAGCGCTGGATTAAGGGTGACAA AGGGGACATGAACGAGGCCAAGGATGAGGCTGCTAAAGCTCCAAGAAGAGAAAGATGGACCGCTGACACAAAGCGCGAACACACAGCTGAGGgtaaaaaagacaagaaaactCGGTCCCATAGATCCAAAAGCAAAGAAGAGGACAATGATGAGAAGAATGAGAATCATAGCAAACACAAGGCAAAGAAACGGGATAAATCCCAAAGCCGCAGTAAAAGCAGGGAAAAGAGTAGGAGGTCTAAAAGCAGAGAGAAGGGTCATAAGCACAAAAGTGACGACCGAAAAGGTCGCTCAAGGAGCAAAGACCAAAATGTGAATAAGAAGGAAAAGGAGTCAGAGTCTGATCAcaataaagatagaaataagGGTCATGAGTCGGATAAAAAGCATAAAGAGGATACCAAAGGAAGAAATGGTGAGAGAACTAGAACTAAGTCCAAAAGTAAGGAAAGGCCAACAACAAAAGATGGGCACAGATCAAGCAGCAGGAACAGGGATAAGAGCGGGCGTGCAGCGTcaaaagacaaagaagaaaaacgagaaaaggacagagagaggggcaaAGAACGTGTTAGGAGTCAGGACAGACGACACAACAGTGAAAGGGAGAATAAGAAGCGAGGGACATCCAGGGATAAGGAACAGCGAACAAGAAGTCCAGAAAGAAATAAGCCGAGAGACTCCCACAGAGGCAGGCGCTCCAGAAGCAAGAGCAATAAGAGAGACCACAGCAGAGATCGGTCGTCTCATAGAAAGGACAAAGACAGAGAATCTGGCAACCAAAGGAGAAGACGTAGCAGCAGTTCTGAGAGCAATAGAGACGAGAAAAGGAAGAGTCAAAAGAGCCCAGATGGCAAACGGAGAAAAGCAAATAGTAGCTCCAGATCCAAAGACCGAAGAAGCCCGGCCAAACCAAGACCAGATAGTACGAAGGGCAAAGACCGAAACGACAGCAAGAGGAATAAATCGAGCTCAAGCTCTGACAGCGACTGA
- the fastkd1 gene encoding FAST kinase domain-containing protein 1, mitochondrial, whose translation MLRLRCVHSFLGRLLHGGAVNRDQVLEQLRVCSAEDQVFDVVGKNKAKLTVNHVSSAVGMLWQFQKEKPQMLRTVELIKCHPQFLTLRVLAENKIALMDDFMLVDMLYSFLRLNVDPHDSLVQQLVSEAWLRIDRFPMASLSKFSICLSDQHLQHSPLMGHITSIVDQRLSSIDDARILTTLMISMSSLVSPRLRDALISRADHLLDTMDPSNYNNPRRVVQFLRNVKHSYRPLLEKCNKIILCNIPKLDAENISIIMGLYQSLQFNNCDFRLAVKQRLKELIDSSTDPFSFTKLFVALAPMASQEIRDGLENTALLLADELNAHQALAIAEALEEIQSRNLSLLNKIALVIQRNLHCYKPVEVARITQALFLLQYQNPELFTKLRNILVNFLLRSFFPYEVTMLTRVLSMLPCPRLDEGVISRVDAVVTQCNLNDLNTISFAVAKWVRNDPSYRHNTPSKYVRLLQTLNRCGHERLQTADRLDLVLEELKYISGEWFEEMLLEETMVTLKRMMDQINWTNVPELALFLTRINHLCPPLMDRIASMAIKDIDKIHHSATYATLLPFSVLNYDPVQADELYDVCIQRFTPHIRSFDPHLLVLLAYTLAVADCFPEELVKEIFSIDFLGKLDAQLETLPDNLNMRTRLRLMELNRAVCLECPEFQVPWFHERYCQQLQKKGNGTVSPVQQQIHKMLGEVLGGINYVRVAVVTPYFYTADFECILDKHLQPLPYSEPSTLQISDRGKVHWGTSSVENMRDELPPGAQRVAVDFLDSKSFCKNSPHMKGEALMRKRHLEILGYSVVQIPHFEWNSMELSTPDAWKDYLKKNLFRELSS comes from the exons ATGCTTCGGCTCAGGTGTGTGCATTCCTTCCTTGGGAGACTTCTTCATGGGGGGGCAGTGAACCGAGACCAGGTTCTGGAGCAGCTGCGGGTTTGCTCTGCTGAAGACCAGGTGTTTGATGTGGTGGGCAAGAACAAGGCCAAGCTCACAGTGAACCATGTCAGCAGTGCTGTGGGGATGCTTTGGCAGTTCCAGAAGGAGAAGCCACAAATGCTCAGGACTGTGGAGCTCATCAAATGCCACCCACAGTTCTTGACTCTCCGGGTTTTGGCGGAGAACAAAATTGCTCTTATGGATGATTTTATGTTGGTTGACATGCTTTACAGTTTCCTCAG GTTGAATGTGGATCCACATGACTCTCTTGTTCAGCAGTTGGTTTCAGAAGCATGGCTCAGAATAGACCG ATTTCCAATGGCATCCCTGTCCAAGTTTTCCATCTGTCTCAGTGATCAGCACCTTCAACACAGTCCTCTAATGGGCCACATCACCAGTATTGTGGATCAGAGGTTGTCGTCCATTGATGATGCCAG GATCCTAACTACACTGATGATCAGCATGTCGTCCCTCGTGTCTCCCCGGCTTCGGGATGCCCTGATTAGCAGGGCAGACCATCTCCTAGACACCATGGATCCCTCAAATTACAACAACCCGCGGAGAGTGGTGCAGTTTCTGCGCAACGTCAAGCACAGTTACCGGCCTCTGCTGGAGAAGTGCAACAAGATCATCTTGTGCAACATTCCCAAACTGGACGCAGAAAATATCAGCATCATCATGGGGCTGTATCAGTCCCTGCAGTTCAACAACTGTGACTTCAGGCTCGCTGTCAAACAAAGACTAAAAGAACTGATTGATTCAAGCACCGACCCTTTCTCCTTCACCAAACTGTTTGTCGCTCTGGCTCCGATGGCCAGTCAGGAGATCAGAGACGG GTTGGAGAACACTGCCCTCCTGTTGGCGGACGAGCTCAATGCACATCAGGCTTTGGCTATAGCTGAAGCTCTAGAAGAGATTCAGAGCAGGAATCTTAGCTTACTGAACAA AATTGCATTGGTAATCCAAAGGAACCTTCATTGCTACAAGCCAGTGGAGGTGGCCAGAATCACCCAAGCTCTTTTTCTGCTGCAGTACCAGAACCCCGAACTCTTCACTAAACTAAGAAACATTTTGGTCAA CTTTTTGCTGCGCAGCTTCTTCCCCTACGAGGTGACCATGTTGACCCGTGTTCTGTCTATGCTGCCCTGCCCGCGGCTTGACGAGGGCGTGATCTCAAGGGTGGATGCGGTAGTGACCCAGTGCAATCTCAATGACCTCAACACCATTTCTTTTGCCGTTGCCAAGTGGGTGCGCAATGATCCCTCCTACCGCCACAACACTCCCAGCAAGTACGTCCGTCTGCTGCAGACCCTGAATCGTTGCGGGCATGAGAGGCTGCAAACGGCCGACCGGCTGGACTTGGTGCTGGAGGAGCTCAAGTACATTTCGGGAGAGTGGTTTGAGGAAATGCTACTGGAAGAGACGATGGTCACGCTGAAGAGGATGATGGACCAAATAAACTGGACCAATGTGCCTGAGCTGGCCCTCTTCTTAACCAGGATAAATCACCTCTGCCCTCCCCTGATGGACCGTATCGCCAGTATGGCCATTAAAGACATTGACAAG ATTCACCACTCGGCAACCTATGCTACCCTGCTACCCTTCTCTGTCCTGAATTATGATCCCGTACAAGCAGACGAGTTGTATGATGTTTGCATTCAGCGCTTCACGCCTCATATCA GGTCCTTTGACCCACATCTGCTAGTTCTCCTGGCGTACACTTTGGCTGTGGCCGACTGTTTTCCTGAGGAACTGGTCAAAGAAATCTTCAGTATAGACTTTCTGGGAAAGCTGGATGCCCAACTAGAAA CTCTACCTGATAACCTAAACATGCGGACCAGACTACGCCTCATGGAGCTCAATCGTGCCGTGTGTCTCGAGTGTCCCGAGTTCCAGGTGCCCTGGTTTCATGAGCGCTACTGCCAGCAGTTGCAAAAGAAAG ggaATGGCACTGTGAGTCCTGTGCAACAGCAAATCCACAAAATGCTGGGCGAGGTTCTCGGTGGCATTAACTATGTTCGAGTAGCAGTTGTCACTCCATATTTTTACACTGCAG ACTTTGAATGCATACTGGACAAACATCTGCAGCCGTTGCCCTACAGCGAGCCCAGCACACTGCAGATCTCAGACAGAGGAAAGGTTCACTGGGGGACCAGCTCAGTGGAAAACATGAGGGATGAGCTGCCACCTGGAGCTCAGCG AGTTGCTGTGGACTTTCTTGATTCAAAGTCCTTCTGCAAGAACTCTCCCCATATGAAAGGTGAAGCCCTGATGAGAAAACGACACCTTGAAATTCTGGGATATAGTGTGGTTCAG ATCCCTCACTTTGAATGGAACTCTATGGAGCTTTCAACACCAGATGCCTGGAAGGACTATCTAAAGAAGAACCTGTTTAGAGAGCTTTCTTCTTGA
- the cfap210 gene encoding coiled-coil domain-containing protein 173 isoform X2, with translation MLVPVKRKALSSVEEASRMIQPPDLRQVTVLTKAEWLRIQDEINRVNRDKERTREAAKQRETLHLQSKEVVKLWSNTIAGQRQKKLEAKKLREEIEEEKRKLTDKEEAKYQEQQRREAIEKAKTQLYYQTDRVKGLHRALLLTEVLKEREAQIELRKRIKSASKDVDKEFLNMVESREDEALRQEQEKALQKKLERQAVAEQLKNQVKENKLLREQQKIENQKDGEETQGLQELYQWEQRMEEERQAKLKRDIMHAHLEHITNRDIIRAADAQKQNAEEEQRKLFLSAKQKMMKLRKDKEKELFREAQMHRERIMDKLTVTQQEQTDTEEQRTAKAVAERDAKQAQWQREEEEKKAAMLESIAAHREFLRLEKEQRDKMDEQNTRDRLQAKKQADRIFSEKQQLKTQRIKEERRKLQEFHATQMAQKSARHQQLRREEHEFEVKTAELIAEEENLFQQYSRHIISAAAEAQRNVFPLCKAAGEGVGGGLGPISNGVKPRYLVQDRSGAQMPKYVSGATQNIKKLNEAVDIQDTKRRLGFTWS, from the exons ATGCTTGTCCCAGTCAAAAGAAAAGCGC TGTCTTCAGTTGAGGAAGCCAGCAGGATGATCCAGCCACCAGACCTCCGGCAAGTCACTGTCTTAACCAAGGCTGAATGGCTGAGGATTCAAGATGAAATAAACCGGGTTAATAGAGACAAGGAGAGAACGAGAGAGGCagcaaaacagagagagacccTTCACTTGCAATCAAAAGAAGTGGTGAAACTGTGGTCCAATACCATCGCT GGTCAAAGGCAAAAAAAGCTAGAGGCAAAGAAGCTTCGGGAGGAGattgaggaggagaaaaggaaaTTGACTGATAAGGAAGAAGCCAAATATCAGGAGCAACAGCGGAGAGAGGCCATTGAAAAAGCCAAGACTCAGCTGTATTATCAAACCGACCGTGTTAAAGGATTACAT CGTGCACTCTTGCTGACAGAGGTGCTGAAGGAGAGGGAAGCACAGATCGAACTGAGGAAAAGAATCAAGAGTGCCTCTAAAGATGTGGACAAAGAATTCCTGAATATGGTAGAGAGCAGAGAGGATGAAGCCTTGAGACAGGAGCAGGAGAAAGCACTTCAGAAAAAGCTTGAGAGACAGGCTGTGGCAGAGCAGCTAAAAAATCA GGTCAAGGAAAATAAGCTACTGAGAGAGCAACAGAAGATAGAGAACCAAAAGGACGGAGAGGAAACCCAAGGCCTTCAAGAGCTCTACCAATGGGAGCAAAGAATGGAGGAAGAAAGACAAGCAAAGCTGAAAAGAGACATTATGCATGCTCACCTG GAACATATCACCAATAGAGACATCATAAGAGCGGCAGATGCACAAAAACAGAATGCTGAAGAGGAGCAAAGGAAACTTTTTCTCtctgcaaaacaaaaaatgatgaAGTTAcggaaagacaaagaaaaggaaTTGTTCAG AGAGGCCCAGATGCACAGAGAGAGGATCATGGACAAGCTGACCGTCACACAGCAGGAGCAAACTGACACGGAGGAGCAGCGGACTGCAAAGGCTGTCGCTGAGCGGGATGCAAAACAGGCACAGtggcagagggaggaggaggagaagaaggctGCGATGTTGGAGTCGATCGCTGCACACAGAGAATTCCTG AGACTGGAAAAGGAGCAGAGGGACAAAATGGACGAACAGAACACCCGAGACAGACTTCAGGCCAAGAAACAGGCTGACAGAATATTTTCCGAGAAACAACAACTGAAGACTCAGAGGATCaaggaagaaagaagaaaactaCAAGAATTCCATGCCACACAAATG GCTCAAAAAAGTGCCCGGCATCAGCAGCTGAGAAGAGAGGAACATGAGTTTGAAGTGAAGACCGCAGAGCTCATCGCTGAAGAGGAAAACCTGTTTCAACAGTATTCACGGCACATCATCAGCGCAGCGGCGGAGGCTCAGCGAAATGTGTTTCCACTTTGCAAAGCCGCAGGGGAAGGGGTTGGAGGAGGGCTCGGTCCCATTTCTAACGGAGTCAAGCCTAGATACCTCGTTCAGGACCGTAGCGGTGCTCAAATGCCCAAATATGTCTCTGGTGCCACCCAGAACATTAAAAAGCTTAATGAGGCCGTAGATATTCAAGATACAAAGCGGAGACTTGGGTTTACATGGTCATAG